A region of the Stigmatopora nigra isolate UIUO_SnigA chromosome 10, RoL_Snig_1.1, whole genome shotgun sequence genome:
CGAGAAAATTGCCGAAGAAATGATCCCCCCCTCCGACTGCATGTGAGGCCCGGAACAGATGAATGACGGCGGCTCAGACTTTTTGCTGCAAACTGACGGCTCTTGTGCTCTCATTGTGTGCGAGTGCACACCGAGCCAGTGTCAGACAATGGGATCAGTGGCAGATCCATCTCCTGTAATGCTTTCTTTAAACACGGCTGCAAGTGTGTCCCCCTGTTTTGTCGGCAGACCCAAATTTATCCTGTTAGTCACCCTAGATGAGTGAAAAAGACCAAAATCGACCCCCATCCCagctggacacacacacacacatttatatgtgcACGCACAAATGTGGCAGCTTTATAGACAGCTGATATGAGCAGGTTTAGCTGGTGACTACTGTTTGGAGCAGGTCAAGCATAATAGCATCGGTTAATGTCTTTTTGTCTCCGCGGTCCGTTCCGTACGCAAAGACTGTTTTTTGGGGCTCTCCCAAAAAGACAATAAGCAATTGTGTCATATAGACATGCGCGTTCTACTCCAGGGTTGGTGTCAGTTTTGTACCCGCTCGGGGTGTGTAAATGGCCATTTTGTGCCTCATTAGGCACAGTTGGATCCTGTCCCTGAGAGAGCGCCACATTCTCATGCTCAGTGTCTTTTGCCAGTAATGTTTCAGTGTAAAAGGACTATTTTATTTAGGTACTGCAGAACCCAAATCgtgtaaaaatggattgaatcaCAACATGGGAGAGTGCATTTAAAGTGGAATtctttaattcatttcattttggacatttttatggTGGGAGAAAGAAGCAAATGATATCAAGGTAGCAGTTAGAAGAACCTGACGGTCTGCATCTTTGAAGAACGTTCTTCTGGGTGAATGGGCAAAATGTATTCTCTTCATAAACACTTCAGCAACTTGATGAAATACTTTGTAAAGTCGACAGTTGATGTGAAGAGTAGTAGTTTTGATGAAATAACACAGTTACTTTTGTCAATCTACGTCATCATTACACCACAGACAAACCTCCTAATAGAACGCAgtaagcaagccaccatcttttACCCATTCAATATGGcgttctcggaccgcacaaaatgatgcggcgggccagatttggcccgcggaacGTCACTTTGATACCATGATCTACGTCATCATTACACCACAGACAAACGTCCTAGTAGAGCGCAgtaagcaagccaccatcttttACCCATTCAATATGGCGGCGGGACAATATggggcgtggttacgcccatTAGCGACGTAGGTGCGTAAATTACGCTCATGCGCAATCCCTCACCCTTTGGGACAGCCATTTTTTCGATGCTGACGGACGGTTAGCACGAGGAGGTAGGGTGTAGAGCAATTTACTCGCCTAAGTGCATTTTAACCACGCTATCGGGAGATTTTTTCGGAAACAATTGAGCCTAAAACGCCAACAGATatgttagtttaatgccaggttaaACACACCGTCGATAACTTAAGTTTCGGCTCCTTTTCCACAGTGGCTGTTTACTCCATCCAGCTATCTTAGCATTAGCGTCACGATGATGCTCcccatttgacttaaaaaaaaggggtttacGCATTTTCTCTTCATTATTGAGTCGTTTAGAAAGActtctaatctaatcaaacaaagtcgagACATCAACGGACAGTTTGTTGGGTAAATGCTCACTCAAAATGATATCCAGAGGCTCGATTTAGTTCCTGATGTATTGTATGTAATGATAATTTTCATTATGAGTGCTTCCAATTTGTTATTCTGTTTTCACCCCAAAAGAATCTATTCAAAAATTGCCAAACCAACTTTCTCTCAGTTGTTAATCTCAGTCTTTATATTATTCACCTTGTCTGCAAAAGGGAAAATAGCTTGGAGCACTCACTAATTTATATTCCATTCATTATTTGTCTTGATTGTTTAACTGTTGAATCTCAAATGTCGTTATGttaactttttcttcttctttttttttgcacatcagGTCTGTGTCTAGAGAGTGGGTTGTCTCTAAGCGATCTTCCCACTTGAAGATGTGGCATCTCTAAATTCTGCACTTTGGATTCATCTGGGAGGTCagtgtatttgtttattgtagAATATCCAAGTATTCATCCAAATTAAAAGCTTATGTAACTCAGATGTATTTTATTTGCATGTGAGGTTTCATTGACTAAAGTTGCAattttctccctctctcatAGGTCCAGTCCAGAGTTCTCTGGCTCATTGTGGCAGTGATGGATACATTCAACAActtcatttcatcattttaatgaataaagaGATTTGTGTTGcaattgtcctttttaaaacacTTGGTGAAAAAAGACCTAAAACCCCTGCAtgggtcttttttcttttaaattttcccTGTTTGTCTGAATTATTCTAATAAAAAATTTACCTAagttattttctgaatatttttttctataagtaAAATGGGGCAAAAATTTTCATaagtattttttgattttttttattctaagttttttttttttttaaatgcttaggGGGGGAAAAACCCCAATAAATAGGAATAAgacttggggaaaaataaataaaagtatttttgctattggggttttttttccccccctaagTGTGAATATTTACAGGTTGAGAAAAGCAATTTCAATGTGATGGAACTTTTAAGTGTGCAATGCTTTCCTGTTAATAAAATGCTTTGAACTAGACATGTTACTTGCATATTTGTTAAGTCAATGTGATGAATAAGACATTTATGCATTtcaagaacatttttattttttttccacacaaaagTTACAATCAAAGTTGGTTTGCATAGATCATCCAGCATTTGAGCAGTGCCAACTTCCATCAGTAAATGGACAAAACTCTTCCTCCCCCTTTggtggaaatctggaaaaaaagcataatagATAAGTCCAACATCAAATAAATTACAGATTGCTATTTAGTCATGTAGTATACCTGTCATCAGGAAGGCCCTTCATCCCACTGCAAAATTAAAGCCAcagcaagaaaaaaagggatgttAGACATACTCCTCTGATGGCCTTGCTGGTTCTTTTGGGCCATGGCTTCAAAAATGACAAGTTTTTATAACGGGGATCTCCAACTGCAGTTCTTGAGGGCTCCTATCCAGTCTTTATTTTCCATATCCTTCAATAcctaaatcaaataatcaggatcttgatcatttgattcagatgtggtGGGAGGTATGGAAAACATACTGGACAGGTCCCCTCGAGGAGCAGAGTTGGTGACCCTGAGGGTGTCAAAGACTGCCGTCCTCCAACGTCCACGTCATAGACCATCAGCTCACCGTGTCACTTTTCTTTAGCATTGATTTGGTCAAGCTGGATGGACCCTGAAGAGAAGTAAGATACAAAATGAGTAGGTTTAGTACAAAGTACATGAAAATACTGAATACAATAACCTGAAAAACTTGGGTCCTACCTCATCCACAACTTCGGCCTTGACTTCTTTGGTCTTCAGCGATTTTGACAGCTTTCACCTGCTTTGCCACCATCTCCATTgctttaaacctttacaaaaaAGCACAGCATGAttaggttattttttgtttaaccaTTTTGATGCACAAATGACCCGCATTCATTTCCTCATGTCATTTCACCCTGGATGAGTTTTtccagtcatttttaaaagataaatatcccaaaaagtcagtgctttcatttttctcttcatacagagggaaaaatgttttttttaaccatatgtTTAAAGCTGAGTTGAAAATAAACTCAGCACTATCATTGAATGAATGTCTTAAGTTTTGTcaaaactgcatttaaaaataaaaattaaaaaggtccAAGCACTGGGATCTTCCTTTAGGAAAGTGAAGGGCAAAAGGCATATCATCTTTAAGTGTACTATTAATTCCTTATGTGGGTGAGTAAACCACACAGGTTCTTGCTATAGAAAATCTACTTTAGATCAGTTTGTGTTTTCATTCAACATTTGAATGCATCatgaaaaacgagccaattgaGCAAAGCCTTCATTTACTGAAGGCTgatatttaatgattaaatgcacagaGAAAGTAGAaactagtgtttttttaaatgacaaacctTCGCTGACAAACAGCTCGTTATGGCGTCGAGAATATGGTCCTTTaatggccacattcttgatgtttccaaGCGATCTATGCTCGTTGAAGAACTGAAACAAACAATGgaataatttctttttaaacataaagagTTACAGGTAatgcaatgtagccaatttgtttgcaaacatttttcggTTCCATCCACGCTGAGCTACAGCACGAGATTGAAGCATGCTCCCGTCAAAGAGCACTCTCAAATCAGAACTGGGGCTTTTATACCCCCGAATGACAACGTACCGAATGCACTGCATTGTCCTGTACGAAGTTCATCAAGTATTTCttcggcaaatcgtcacttCGGAGCCGCTCTGCAGTCCACTGCTATAAGGGCTCCTGGCTAATTCGCCATTTTGAAGACTGGCGGTGGCCACTCGAACTCTGACCTCAGTAACGCCCATTGACCTCGGTAACGCCCACTAACTTTGGTAACGCCCATTGACCACGGTAACGCCTATtagaaacatacacacaaaaatacattgttttcaaaataacgTGTATTAGACTAAtacacgttattatgaaaacaatgtagtattttttgtgtctattttttgttcatttcacatTTGCGCCATCAGTATTGCTACTtatgagcggttcagaaaacgagatgagaaatctggaagcagcacaaccaggggaaaagcaattaAAGGAAGAtgacagacaatttgaaattatttgatATGTATTtatagacaaaatataattaacatcagtctgtgattcagatagtTTTTatgccagcagagaaggccttgcaggccccgACAGTCCATCACAGATTGGGATACACTTGTTTGAGCCACTACTGGAATTGCTTTAATAAAGCAGATTCATGTCAACACAATATTTGATCAAGTTTTTAAGGTACAGtgtccattttcttttcttgtttttaaatgtaggaGTGTCATAACAAACTACTCTAGACTTTTGTGTGGCTTATTTAGTTCCTTGGTGTTGCGGGAAAGGCACTGCCAATATATTTCTTGCCATCGCCATAGTTAGAGTTATCCCAAGTGTAGGTTTGGATGATTAGTTCCTTTCCACCCAGACTCAGACGACATCTgtcagaataaaaaaacaatttgtggtGACAATTTCCAGTTATTATTGGCAGACCATGCAGAATGACACTCACTGTTTTCCAGGCTTGGTGATGTAACACAGGCTGTAAATGGCTAAGTCAAATTCAGGGCTGCAGCCAATGACTGCAGAGCCCACCTGCTTGAAGTAGCCATCCCATTTGAATTGCATTCCCAGGACGTCCGGGTACGTTGTCCACTACGAATGGGAAGATAAGATAGACTGTAAAGGAGGTGCCTTATATGTGGGATACAGCTCTTGGAAGTGAAAATTTTTGTTTACGGGTCCGTCGAAGCTGTGGCTGTAGTAATTCAGAAGTCCTCTTTTCTCAAGAAGGTAAAACTGGATCCAATTGTGGAAGCCTGAGACCTTGCCACCCTTGATCTCacctggaacaaaaaaaatactatatgtaAACCAGCAACCAGGTCAAACTATTGAAAGAACATCACAAGCAAGAACTTGTGTGCTATTACAGGCTGAAGGCTGCCCTCTACTGGCTCAACTTCAAtcccattttcctcccacatcccaaaaaacatgcagggtagtctagttgaacactctaaattgccttaggtatgagtatgatCGGGAATGGGTGTCAGTAactagctgggattggctccaacaccctcttgaccgttgtgaggataagcggttcagaaaatgaatgaaggaatattaTTACCAACCTGCAAAAATGTGCTCAAATCCACTGGAATCCATCTTCCTGTTGTTCCTAGAGTACAAGCCGAACCACATCATCTTCAGGTCGTATATGAATTCTTCCTCTGATGCATAGATgccttcaagaaaaaaaattggatcaaTATGATTGAACAGTCAAGCAGGTTTGAGAGCACTGCATGTATCTGGAATGACCTACCCTTGGTGTACAAGAAGGCAAAGAGTTCTCGGCCCAGCTCTGTGTTGGACATGGTCTCCCTGAGGAAGACGTCCTCCTCAGCCTTCTCCTGAGCAGTGACATCCTCCGCCTGTCCTGTCATTCTATTATAGTTGTCTAACAAAGCCACAAGAGCTGCAAAGGTGGGCCTGGAGAACAGAGCCTTCTCATCCAGAAAGCGGAAAAGGCtgcaagtataaaaaaaaaaaaaaaaattgaaatgaagtcaCCAAACTCCAATGGAGATGTTTCAAAGCACCATAAAAGCATCTCACGGGCGAGAAGAATGATCAGTCTGGGAGCCGGACTGAGATCCTGGGATCAAAACCTGGGGGTCCAACACCAACTGACTTGCAGATGCTTTGTTGGAGTCCAGAGCGTAAAGTGCTTCTGAAATGGACTTGATCTCAGAGTCGGTGATGGTGGAACCACCTCCGGTTTGGC
Encoded here:
- the endou gene encoding uridylate-specific endoribonuclease A isoform X2; protein product: MQHDNCCSDYANVCNGGQTGGGSTITDSEIKSISEALYALDSNKASASQLVLDPQVLIPGSQSGSQTDHSSRPLFRFLDEKALFSRPTFAALVALLDNYNRMTGQAEDVTAQEKAEEDVFLRETMSNTELGRELFAFLYTKGIYASEEEFIYDLKMMWFGLYSRNNRKMDSSGFEHIFAGEIKGGKVSGFHNWIQFYLLEKRGLLNYYSHSFDGPWTTYPDVLGMQFKWDGYFKQVGSAVIGCSPEFDLAIYSLCYITKPGKQCRLSLGGKELIIQTYTWDNSNYGDGKKYIGSAFPATPRN
- the endou gene encoding uridylate-specific endoribonuclease A isoform X1; the encoded protein is MALIAVFAVWLTLLCHAYSNSLDSCQGRCGFGTDNDYWCQCNPSCERFRDCCSDYASQCKAGPTSCQGRCNEKYNSQNKCHCNSKCMQHDNCCSDYANVCNGGQTGGGSTITDSEIKSISEALYALDSNKASASQLVLDPQVLIPGSQSGSQTDHSSRPLFRFLDEKALFSRPTFAALVALLDNYNRMTGQAEDVTAQEKAEEDVFLRETMSNTELGRELFAFLYTKGIYASEEEFIYDLKMMWFGLYSRNNRKMDSSGFEHIFAGEIKGGKVSGFHNWIQFYLLEKRGLLNYYSHSFDGPWTTYPDVLGMQFKWDGYFKQVGSAVIGCSPEFDLAIYSLCYITKPGKQCRLSLGGKELIIQTYTWDNSNYGDGKKYIGSAFPATPRN